CCGTCTCTCCGGTGATCATCACCCGCGCGCAGGCACTCGCCAACGGCAGCAACTGGCGGGTGGAGATCAACGGCGTCTCGGAGGAGTACCCGATCATCCGGGACTGGCAGACCAGCTCCGGCGCCTGGTTCACCGAGATGGACGTGCGGACGAACCGCAAGGTCGCGTTGCTCGGCGCTACGGTCGCAGAGGCTCTGTTCCCGGGCATGGATCCGGTGGGGCAGCGGATTCAGCTTCGCGGCGTCCCCTTCGACGTGATCGGGGTCCTGGCGGTGAAGGGGCAGACCTCGAGCGGGCGAGATCAGGACGACGTCGTACTGATCCCCTATACCACGGCGAACACCCGTCTCTCCGGGCGCACCTTCATCCCGCAGATCCTGGTCAGCACCGCGAACCCGGAGGACATCCCGGCGGCGCAGCAGGAGATCCGCGAGATCATGCGGGAGGCGCACAGGCTCGCGGCGGGTGAGGACGACGACTTCACCGTGCGCAACCAGAACGAGCTAGCGGAGGCGGCCGAGGGGACCACGAAGGTGATGTCGCTGCTGCTGGCGGCGATCGCCTCGATCTCGCTGCTGGTCGGCGGGATCGGGATCATGAACATCATGCTGGTCTCGGTGACCGAGCGGACGCGGGAGATTGGCATTCGCATGGCTATCGGTGCCCGCGGCCGGGACGTGCTTACGCAGTTCCTGGTCGAGAGCGTGGTGATGAGCCTGATGGGTGGTTTGATCGGGCTGGCGATCGGGGTGGCGGGGGCGGAGATCCTGGGGAACGTGATGGGCTGGAGCACCGAGATCTCGGCGGCCACAGTCGCCATCGCCGTCGGTTTCTCGGGTGCGGTCGGAGTCTTCTTCGGGTTCTACCCGGCGCGCAAGGCGGCCGCGCTGAATCCGATCGAGGCCCTGCGCTACGAATAGTCGGCAGCTACATCGAGGCGGAGGAGACGGCGCGCTCCCTGGAGGGAGCCGATGGCGGAAACGCCGCGCTCCCACGCCCAACCATACAAAAGAGCACAGCGATGAAGAACGGAGTATTTGCACGCGGGGCCACCGGTACTCGCCCGAGGGCGCGGCTCGCCCGGTTCACGCTGGTTGCCGGCCTCCTCGCCTTCGCGGTGCTGCCGGCCA
The DNA window shown above is from Longimicrobiaceae bacterium and carries:
- a CDS encoding ABC transporter permease, yielding MKTSNLVKVASQSIVKNKMRTLLTMLGIIIGVGAVIVMVAVGMGARSQIRQQINNLGTNMLVIAPGFSNMGGVNQGAGSFNRLTLADADKIKREATFINAVSPVIITRAQALANGSNWRVEINGVSEEYPIIRDWQTSSGAWFTEMDVRTNRKVALLGATVAEALFPGMDPVGQRIQLRGVPFDVIGVLAVKGQTSSGRDQDDVVLIPYTTANTRLSGRTFIPQILVSTANPEDIPAAQQEIREIMREAHRLAAGEDDDFTVRNQNELAEAAEGTTKVMSLLLAAIASISLLVGGIGIMNIMLVSVTERTREIGIRMAIGARGRDVLTQFLVESVVMSLMGGLIGLAIGVAGAEILGNVMGWSTEISAATVAIAVGFSGAVGVFFGFYPARKAAALNPIEALRYE